A window from Melopsittacus undulatus isolate bMelUnd1 chromosome Z, bMelUnd1.mat.Z, whole genome shotgun sequence encodes these proteins:
- the NFIB gene encoding nuclear factor 1 B-type, with the protein MNSGVNLQRSLSSPPSSKRPKTISIDENMEPSPTGDFYPSPNSPAAGSRTWHERDQDMSSPTMKKPEKPLFSPTSPQDSSPRLSTFPQHHHPGIPGVAHSVISTRTPPPPSPLPFPAQAILPPAPSSYFSHPTIRYPPHLNPQDTLKNYVPSYDPSSPQTSQPNSSGQVVGKVPGHFTPVLAPSPHHSAVRPVTLTMTDTKPITTSTEGEASSPTATTYTASGTSQANRYVGLGPRDPSFLHQQQSWYLG; encoded by the exons ATGAATTCGGGTGTAAATCTGCAGAGGTCTTTGTCCTCTCCACCAAGCAG CAAAAGACCCAAAACTATCTCCATAGATGAAAATATGGAGCCAAGCCCGACAGGAGACTTTTATCCTTCTCCAAATTCACCAGCTGCGGGGAGTCGGACATGGCATGAAAGAGATCAAG atATGTCTTCTCCTACAATGAAGAAACCTGAAAAGCCTTTGTTTAGTCCTACTTCTCCCCAGGATTCTTCACCGAGACTGAGCACTTTTCCCCAGCATCACCATCCAGGAATTCCAGGAGTTGCACACAGTG TCATCTCAACTAGGACTCCACCTCCACCTTCACCATTGCCATTTCCAGCACAAGCTattctccctcctgccccatctaGCTACTTCTCTCATCCAACGATCAGATATCCTCCCCACCTGAATCCTCAGGATACTCTGAAGAATTATGTACCTTCGTACGACCCGTCCAGCCCGCAGACTAGCCAG cCTAACAGCAGTGGTCAAGTAGTAGGGAAAGTGCCTGGCCATTTTACTCCAGTTTTGGCACCCTCTCCCCATCACAGTGCGGTGCGACCTGTGACCCTGACCATGACAGATACTAAACCCATCACTACATCCACTGAAGGTGAGGCATCTTCACCTACAGCAACCA CCTACACAGCCTCAGGCACATCCCAAGCCAATCGATATGTGGGACTAGGCCCAAGAGACCCATCCTTCCTACACCAGCAACAG